In Belonocnema kinseyi isolate 2016_QV_RU_SX_M_011 chromosome 4, B_treatae_v1, whole genome shotgun sequence, a single window of DNA contains:
- the LOC117171852 gene encoding F-box/LRR-repeat protein 7-like, translating to MLSSVVDSSLRHRNSEDDGMDGSSPLYHRYGEQSISSREGSHHSQKLALFRPSADTVDLGYHTLDNNVCRIPSSPSTAITARKQLFQQRHIYALGLCDLDDTQLLKIFSWLSTRDRCALSQTCRRLWEIAWHPSLWKEVEVRHPQSASIALNTLARRGLYTSIRRLVLDGATSLSGVFNSLPFSSLTSLSIRHSKRVSDSNVTTILDNCIHLKDLDLTDCGSITKAYTRIAALQLQTLDLSDCHEVNDSGLVLSLSRMPHLSCLYLRRCFCITDTSLVAIASYCGGLRQLSVSDCARITDFGVRELAACLGPSLRYFSVGKCDQVSDAGLLVVARHCYKLRYLNARGCEALSDSATVALARGCPRIRALDLGKCDIGDATLEALSTGCPNLKKLSLCGCERISDTGLEALAYYVRGLQQLNIGECPRVTWVGYRAVKRYCRRCVIEHTNPGFSS from the coding sequence AAGACGATGGAATGGACGGATCGAGTCCACTCTACCATCGGTACGGAGAACAAAGCATCTCTAGTCGAGAAGGAAGCCACCACTCGCAGAAACTGGCTCTCTTCCGACCCAGTGCCGACACCGTAGACCTTGGATACCACACTCTAGACAACAATGTATGCCGCATACCATCATCGCCTTCCACGGCCATCACCGCCCGGAAACAGCTTTTCCAACAAAGACACATCTACGCCCTGGGACTTTGCGACCTGGACGACACCCAGCTCCTAAAAATCTTCAGCTGGCTCTCCACCAGAGATCGTTGTGCCCTATCGCAAACATGCAGACGCCTTTGGGAGATCGCGTGGCACCCTTCCCTCTGGAAAGAAGTCGAAGTACGTCATCCGCAAAGCGCTTCCATCGCTCTGAATACTCTTGCTCGACGCGGTCTCTACACCTCCATTCGTCGTCTCGTCCTGGACGGAGCCACAAGCCTCTCAGGAGTCTTCAACTCTCTTCCCTTTTCCAGTCTAACTTCCTTGTCCATCAGACACTCTAAACGCGTCAGCGACTCAAATGTAACAACCATCCTGGACAACTGCATCCACCTCAAGGATTTAGATCTAACAGACTGTGGCAGCATAACAAAAGCATACACCAGAATTGCCGCTTTACAACTCCAGACTCTCGATCTCAGCGACTGCCACGAAGTCAACGACTCCGGATTAGTTCTGAGTCTCTCGAGAATGCCTCATCTTTCTTGTCTCTACCTTCGAAGGTGCTTTTGCATCACTGACACGAGTCTCGTAGCTATCGCCTCGTACTGCGGGGGACTACGACAATTATCCGTTTCAGATTGTGCGAGAATCACGGACTTTGGAGTTCGAGAACTCGCCGCGTGTCTGGGACCATCGTTGCGATACTTTTCCGTGGGGAAATGCGATCAAGTATCGGATGCGGGCCTTTTGGTTGTCGCTAGACACTGTTACAAGTTGAGATATTTGAACGCACGAGGGTGCGAGGCTCTCAGCGATAGCGCTACTGTAGCTTTAGCTCGGGGATGTCCAAGAATTAGAGCCCTGGACTTAGGAAAATGCGACATTGGAGACGCCACCCTGGAAGCTCTCTCGACAGGGTGTCCCAATTTGAAGAAACTTTCGCTCTGTGGATGCGAAAGAATCTCGGACACGGGACTTGAGGCGCTTGCTTATTATGTCAGGGGCCTTCAGCAACTTAATATTGGCGAGTGCCCTCGGGTCACGTGGGTGGGATATCGAGCCGTTAAACGATACTGTCGAAGATGCGTAATTGAACATACTAATCCTGGATTCTCCAGCTGA